Proteins from one Suncus etruscus isolate mSunEtr1 chromosome 3, mSunEtr1.pri.cur, whole genome shotgun sequence genomic window:
- the CCDC177 gene encoding coiled-coil domain-containing protein 177, translated as MVDPVPRGEETAGAESGGSGGDGTAATVPSDSQGAQQPATPSASASAGPRKAEVPCAAEGGRREESPMLHLDLFNFDCPEAEGSRYVLTSPRSLEACARCAVKPVELLPRALAELVREAPGRSMRVATGLYEAYEAERRAKLQQCRAERERIVREEKRRLFTPLGPTTVAPSSGGTGGGGSSSSCSSSTSLPASPGPRAPRAVRKSSSNPSPAPPPGRGSRKSHSLDSLSRRREGTVSSESATSGASSSSYSGESLRGGGMRWSSRARVRHSYPAAGSGLSMPTATATATNATRPSALALAPISGRSFSLGDLSHSPQTARHVERLVREVRAERGVRGVPERDRKIAALMLARHQEERLLLERRAVAHDQWELQRARAVERRELAEREKQRALERGRRAWAAQVEEQRGRRGREEREASRRRQRQVERSVERHRELSARQERLRRERAERAALEDRQRKLQQEQNLQQREQGLRESRARVEHARLERSERVARAKQRQEGQAQRDKRELSRAERARHEALLQGRAKQEREDREGLRSSLEASLGRAQENYEHLQEQRAQELRERARREELQSRRAKETAERKDREQRERLEALARVGEQRLQHATQAAEEAVQQKARRVGQNRLEKERTQRANKEKVDRDEDCRRRELLRAIGRKLERSEQLSRERRSALESARSTARASFHVREKVREETNTRSFDRMVREAQLHASLDRK; from the coding sequence ATGGTGGACCCCGTCCCTCGAGGAGAGGAGACTGCAGGAGCGGAGTCCGGCGGCTCGGGCGGGGATGGCACGGCCGCCACGGTCCCCTCCGACTCCCAGGGAGCTCAGCAGCCCGCCACCCCTTCTGCTTCTGCCTCGGCGGGTCCCCGTAAGGCCGAGGTCCCGTGTGCAGCCGAAGGCGGGCGTCGGGAAGAATCCCCAATGTTGCATCTGGACCTCTTCAACTTCGACTGTCCGGAAGCCGAGGGCAGCCGCTACGTGCTCACCAGCCCTCGATCCCTCGAGGCCTGCGCCCGCTGCGCCGTCAAGCCGGTGGAGCTGCTCCCCCGAGCCCTAGCCGAGCTGGTGCGCGAGGCCCCGGGCCGCTCCATGCGCGTGGCCACCGGCCTGTACGAAGCCTACGAGGCGGAGCGGCGTGCCAAGCTGCAGCAGTGCCGGGCCGAGCGGGAGCGCATCGTGCGCGAGGAGAAGCGGCGCCTGTTCACGCCTTTGGGGCCCACGACGGTCGCCCCGAGCTCGGGGGGCACCGgaggcggcggcagcagcagcagttgCAGCAGCAGCACCAGCTTGCCCGCCTCGCCCGGCCCGCGCGCTCCACGCGCCGTGCGTAAATCTTCCTCCAACCCGTCCCCGGCGCCTCCGCCTGGCAGAGGGTCCAGAAAGAGCCACTCGCTGGACTCGCTGTCCCGCCGGCGGGAAGGCACCGTGAGCTCCGAATCGGCCACGTCGGGCGCGTCCTCTTCGTCCTACAGCGGGGAGAGCCTCCGAGGCGGCGGGATGCGCTGGTCATCGCGCGCCCGCGTCAGGCACAGTTACCCGGCGGCTGGAAGTGGCCTCTCCATGCccaccgccaccgccaccgccaccaATGCCACTCGTCCATCTGCGCTGGCGTTGGCCCCCATCAGCGGCCGCAGCTTCAGCCTGGGCGACCTGAGCCACTCTCCCCAGACGGCGCGCCACGTGGAACGCCTGGTGCGCGAGGTGCGCGCGGAACGGGGCGTCCGCGGGGTGCCCGAGCGGGACCGCAAGATCGCGGCGCTGATGCTGGCGAGGCACCAGGAGGAGCGGCTGCTGCTGGAGCGGCGCGCCGTGGCGCACGACCAGTGGGAGCTGCAGCGCGCGCGCGCCGTGGAACGGCGGGAGCTGGCGGAGCGCGAGAAGCAGCGCGCCCTGGAGCGGGGCCGGCGGGCCTGGGCGGCACAGGTGGAGGAGCAGCGGGGCCGGCGGGGTCGGGAGGAACGCGAGGCGTCGCGGCGGCGCCAGCGGCAGGTGGAACGCAGCGTGGAGAGGCACCGGGAGCTGAGCGCGCGCCAGGAGAGGCTGCGGCGCGAGCGGGCGGAGCGCGCGGCGCTGGAGGACCGACAGCGCAAGCTGCAGCAGGAGCAGAATCTGCAGCAACGGGAGCAGGGCCTGCGGGAAAGCCGGGCCCGGGTGGAGCACGCCCGGCTGGAGCGCTCGGAGCGCGTGGCCCGTGCCAAGCAGCGGCAGGAGGGCCAGGCGCAACGGGACAAGCGGGAGCTGAGCCGAGCGGAGCGCGCGCGCCACGAAGCGCTGCTGCAAGGCCGGGCGAAGCAGGAGCGCGAGGACCGGGAGGGTCTCCGCAGCTCCCTGGAGGCCAGCCTGGGCCGCGCGCAGGAGAACTACGAGCACTTGCAGGAACAGCGCGCCCAGGAGCTGCGGGAACGGGCCCGGAGGGAAGAACTGCAAAGCCGGCGTGCCAAGGAGACGGCGGAGCGCAAAGATCGGGAGCAGAGGGAGCGCTTGGAAGCGTTGGCCCGAGTCGGGGAGCAGCGGCTGCAGCATGCCACGCAGGCGGCCGAAGAGGCGGTGCAGCAGAAGGCGCGGCGGGTGGGGCAGAACCGCCTGGAGAAGGAGCGCACCCAGCGCGCCAACAAGGAGAAGGTGGACCGGGACGAAGACTGCCGCCGCCGGGAGCTGCTGCGAGCCATCGGGCGCAAACTGGAGCGCAGCGAGCAGTTGTCCCGCGAGCGGCGGAGCGCGCTGGAGAGCGCGCGCTCCACGGCCCGGGCTTCCTTCCACGTGCGAGAGAAGGTTCGAGAAGAGACCAACACGCGCTCCTTCGATCGCATGGTGCGCGAGGCCCAGCTGCACGCCAGTTTGGATCGCAAATGA